In the Mytilus trossulus isolate FHL-02 chromosome 1, PNRI_Mtr1.1.1.hap1, whole genome shotgun sequence genome, one interval contains:
- the LOC134706888 gene encoding oncoprotein-induced transcript 3 protein-like, whose protein sequence is MFWIIVCLIFPYAFGQDPCSDSGTGTISRNILDVPFCDASLNPIWYKIDEKTGEDIYTECVTFGTCGTVYPLWMDGSIPETSEGIVDRNVCQVTPGNCCNRTYAIQVKNCGDFRVYKLTFTYGCYQAYCFKASDEVTDCTEKGNFKCGGGNTKVLIAVSLVVVFGVLIVGTIVWCYFRRRPSLMRKPILANENTNNRNSQPPIVHINEPANHFSAESVM, encoded by the exons atgttttggataattgtatgcTTGATATTCCCTTATGCGTTTG GACAGGATCCATGTTCAGACTCTGGTACAGGAACAATATCGCGAAATATCTTAGATGTGCCGTTCTGTGATGCAAGTTTAAATCCCATTTGGTACAAAATAGACGAAAAGACCGGTGAAGATATATATACCGAATGTGTTACGTTCGGAACTTGTGGAACAGTGTACCCGCTATGGATGGATG GCAGTATACCAGAGACAAGTGAAGGTATTGTTGATAGGAATGTTTGCCAAGTAACACCGGGAAACTGTTGTAATAGAACATATGCCATACAAGTGAAAAATTGTGGAGACTTCAGAGTTTACAAGTTAACATTTACATATGGTTGTTATCAAGCGTACTGTTTTA AGGCGTCAGACGAAGTAACCGATTGTACTGAAAAGGGTAATTTTAAATGTGGCGGAGGCAATACCAAAGTGTTAATAGCTGTTAGTTTGGTTGTTGTATTTGGTGTACTCATTGTGGGTACTATCGTCTG GTGTTACTTTCGAAGAAGACCAAGTCTCATGAGGAAGCCAATTCTGGCAAACGAAAATACGAACAATAGAAATAGTCAGCCACCTATTGTCCATATCAACGAACCAGCTAATCATTTTTCAGCCGAGTCAGTGATGTGA